Genomic segment of Williamwhitmania taraxaci:
TTTTTCTGAAACCCGACACGGCACAACTTCGGCACAACCAGCCGTTTTACATTCCCGATTTCTCCAAGGAGATACACTTTGAGGTGGAGTTGGTGTATAAGATCAACCGGCTGGGAAAGCACATTGCCGAGCGATTTGCTTCGCGCTACACCAGCGAGGTGGGAATTGGTATCGACTTCACAGCCCGCGATCTTCAGCGCGAGTGCAAGGCCAAGGGGTTGCCCTGGGAGTGCGCCAAATCTTTCGATTACAGCGCCCCGGTAAGTATGGAGTTTGTTCCCCTCGATCAGCTTCCCGATCCTAACGCCATCCATTTCCGGCTCGAGAAGAACGGAATTGTGGTTCAAAGCGGGTGCTCCTCCGACATGATCTTCAGCGTGGATAAGCTCATTGCCCATGTATCCATATTCCTATCGCTAAAAATGGGCGATCTACTCTTTACCGGAACCCCCGCCGGCGTTGGTCCCGTGCAGGCGGGCGATCGCCTTCAGGCCTACATTGAGGATCGGCTCATGCTCGATTTCTTTATAAAGTAGACAACGGGGAACCGGG
This window contains:
- a CDS encoding fumarylacetoacetate hydrolase family protein produces the protein MKIICIGRNYAEHAKELENQVPESPVFFLKPDTAQLRHNQPFYIPDFSKEIHFEVELVYKINRLGKHIAERFASRYTSEVGIGIDFTARDLQRECKAKGLPWECAKSFDYSAPVSMEFVPLDQLPDPNAIHFRLEKNGIVVQSGCSSDMIFSVDKLIAHVSIFLSLKMGDLLFTGTPAGVGPVQAGDRLQAYIEDRLMLDFFIK